A portion of the Papilio machaon chromosome Z, ilPapMach1.1, whole genome shotgun sequence genome contains these proteins:
- the LOC106717277 gene encoding L-galactose dehydrogenase — translation MRYNELGDTGMKVSHIGLGGAAFSNIYGTYDEKRSFELIRESLNRGVNYLETGPWYGQGSSERTLGKALKDVPRSSFFIGSKVGRYEKEPERMFDFSAEKTEAGVDNTLALLGLDYVDLIQVHDVTFAPDMSIVLKETLPVLERAVRDGKARYIGIADYDIDLLKEIVEESEVKISTVLSYAKSTLFDNRLQNYTNFFKSKRVGVINAAATGMGLLSNKGPQPWHPASDDVKAICKRASDYCKSKNVELARIASWFTLNQPGIDVNICGFFNVEQMVDTLDILESGLSEHEKIVLSEIQTRFFDKVTLHWDDVELPAYRAELDKVMNK, via the exons ATGAGATATAACGAGCTTGGCGATACTGGTATGAAGGTCTCCCATATCGGACTGGGAGGGGCAGCATTCAGTAATATCTATGG AACGTATGATGAAAAAAGGAGCTTCGAGCTTATAAGGGAGTCGCTGAACCGAGGCGTGAATTATTTAGAAACTGGACCATGGTACGGTCAAGGCAGTTCCGAGAGGACATTAGGAAAg GCGCTTAAAGATGTGCCGAGGAGTTCTTTTTTCATTGGCAGTAAAGTCGGACGATACGAAAAGGAGCCAGAGCGTATGTTTGACTTTTCAGCAGAGAAGACCGAAGCAGGCGTGGACAATACGTTAGCTTTGCTTGGTTTGGATTACGTCGATCTAATTCAG GTTCATGATGTGACTTTTGCCCCCGATATGTCAATTGTACTTAAAGAGACCCTACCAGTATTGGAAAGGGCTGTGCGTGACGGAAAAGCACGATACATTGGAATAGCAGACTATGACATAGATTTGTTGAAAGAAATCGTCGAAGAATCTGAAGTTAAAATATCCACAGTATTGTCGTATGCAAAATCTACGCTCTTTGACAATCGcttacaaaattacactaattTCTTTAAG agtaAACGTGTAGGTGTGATCAATGCGGCGGCTACTGGAATGGGTTTGCTCTCCAACAAAGGACCACAGCCATGGCATCCGGCCAGCGATGATGTTAAGGCTATCTGCAAAAGAGCCTCTGATTACTGCAAA AGTAAGAATGTGGAATTGGCTCGCATTGCATCCTGGTTCACGTTAAATCAACCCGGCATCGACGTTAATATCTGCGGTTTCTTCAATGTGGAGCAAATGGTTGACACACTCGACATATTGGAGAGCGGACTCAGCGAACATGAGAAAATAGTTCTGTCTGAGATACAGACTAG GTTTTTTGATAAAGTTACACTCCATTGGGACGACGTGGAACTACCAGCGTACAGGGCCGAACTCGACAAAGTAatgaataagtaa
- the LOC106717164 gene encoding galactosylgalactosylxylosylprotein 3-beta-glucuronosyltransferase S, protein MQSIRIAKKTLAMAVVLSIIWFLFFWSHIGILSFENVGSKAIPLAVKNKLCSVNYADYRSKVNNNSTLKMIYYVTPTYPRPEQVPELTRLAHTLMHVPRIHWIIADDQPLCSEMVLNILRRTNLPFTHISSPKPFLYKGTNFPRGVSNRRAALAWLQENVSEGILYFGDDDNTVDLELFDEIRNTKKVSMFPVGLIGGYGVSSPVVKNGKVAGFFDSWPGSRTFPVDMAGFAVNIKFLKPSATMPYIAGHEEDKFLVSLDLKMEDIEPLADNCTKILVWHTKTAKYKKPTVKINLKQFDGQPKFQNFVNLLKETSRLGMANIESNNGTKPYIIRDRKSYETLSGLQ, encoded by the exons ATGCAATCAATAAGAATAGCCAAGAAAACACTAGCAATGGCAGTTGTTTTAAGTATTAtatggtttttgtttttttggagCCACATTGGAATCTTAAG TTTTGAAAATGTTGGTTCCAAAGCTATTCCACTGGCagtcaaaaacaaattatgctCTGTGAATTATGCTGACTACAGATCTAAAGTCAATAACAACAGTACTTTGAAAATGATATACTATGTGACGCCTACTTATCCAAGGCCAGAACAGGTGCCCGAACTGACGAGACTTGCCCACACATTGATGCATGTGCCCCGCATTCACTGGATAATTGCCGATGACCAACCTCTATGTTCTGAAATGGTGTTAAATATTCTCAG GCGTACTAATCTGCCATTCACACATATATCTAGTCCAAAACCTTTTCTATATAAAGGCACCAATTTCCCTCGTGGAGTATCAAATCGTCGTGCTGCTCTTGCTTGGCTTCAAGAAAATGTTTCAGAAGGTATACTTTATTTCGGTGACGATGACAACACAGTCGACTTAGAATTGTTTGACGAGATAAGAAATACGAAGAAAGTATCCATGTTTCCAGTTGGCCTTATTGGCGGGTATGGAGTATCTTCGCCTGTTGTTAAGAATGGAAAG GTGGCTGGATTTTTTGACTCCTGGCCGGGTTCAAGAACTTTTCCTGTGGACATGGCAGGTTTTGctgtaaacattaaattccTAAAACCATCAGCTACAATGCCCTACATTGCTGGTCACGAAGAAGACAAATTCTTGGTAAGTTTGGATTTGAAGATGGAGGACATTGAACCACTAGCAGACAACTGTACGAAAATCCTCGTCTGGCATACAAAGACTGCTAAATATAAGAAGCCAACAGTTAAGATTAATCTGAAACAATTCGATGGGCAGCCTAAATTCCAGAACTTTGTTAATCTTCTTAAAGAAACCTCGAGGCTGGGTATGGCAAATATAGAATCAAATAACGGAACCAAACCATATATAATTCGCGATCGTAAAAGCTATGAAACCCTTAGTGGTTTACAGTAG